One window of the Trifolium pratense cultivar HEN17-A07 linkage group LG2, ARS_RC_1.1, whole genome shotgun sequence genome contains the following:
- the LOC123911182 gene encoding carnosine N-methyltransferase-like isoform X2, translated as MEDIDEDQRRRLKLEEALEIQSLRRIISAYLNYPDAADEDVRRYERSFRKLPPAHKALLSHYPLKFQRLRRCISLNSHFIFSMLQAFEPPLDMSQDIDLNEDQHPEYGQKDHLGREGINSCSCESAPLRITCSVSNRHGCVEGSNDSYRSSVLAHPDEEVNIESHHQSNTGSNPSNMIHTKETSEYGGSAIADSNGNITDTSSQQQWLDPSFQLNVPLVDVDKVRCIIRNIVRDWAVEGQKERDQCYKPILEELNILFPNRSIESPPACLVPGAGLGRLALDISSLGFICQGNEFSYYMMICSSFILNHCQTVGEWTIYPWIHSNCNSLSDSDQLRPVSIPDIHPASAGITEGFSMCGGDFVEVYSDPNQKGAWDAVVTCFFIDTAHNIVEYIEIISQILKDGGVWINLGPLLYHFADTYGQDDEMSIELSLEDVKRVALHYGFEFEKERTIETTYTTNPKSMMQNRYFAAFWTMRKKPAAAQQQLP; from the exons ATGGAAGACATAGACGAGGACCAACGTCGTCGTTTAAAGCTTGAAGAAGCTCTTGAAATTCAATCCCTTAGACGCATCATTAGTGCTTACCTCAA CTATCCTGATGCCGCAGATGAGGATGTTAGAAGATATGAGAGATCTTTTAGGAAGCTTCCACCTGCCCATAAG GCTCTGTTATCCCACTATCCTCTAAAGTTTCAAAGATTGCGCCG GTGTATATCGTTGAACTCTCATTTCATATTCAGCATGCTTCAG GCATTTGAACCTCCACTTGATATGAGTCAGGACATAGATTTAAATGAAGATCAACATCCTGAATATGGCCAAAAAGACCATTTAGGCCGTGAAGGGATTAATTCTTGTTCATGTGAGTCAGCCCCATTGAGAATAACATGTTCTGTATCTAATCGACATGGTTGTGTGGAAGGCAGCAATGATTCATACAGATCATCAGTACTGGCACATCCCGATGAG GAGGTAAACATTGAGAGTCACCATCAGTCAAATACTGGTAGCAATCCTTCAAACATGATACATACTAAAGAGACTAGTGAATATGGTGGAAGTGCTATTGCTGATTCCAATGGAAAT ATCACAGATACCTCATCGCAGCAACAATGGTTGGATCCATCTTTTCAACTGAATGTTCCTTTAGTTGATGTGGATAAG GTGCGGTGTATTATAAGGAACATAGTTAGGGACTGGGCCGTAGAG GGTCAGAAGGAACGTGATCAGTGCTACAAACCTATTCTTGAAGAGCTTAATATCTTATTTCCTAATCGCAGTATAGAGAG TCCACCTGCTTGTTTAGTTCCTGGTGCTGGACTAGGTCGGCTGGCTTTGGACATTTCAAGTTTAG GATTTATCTGTCAGGGAAATGAATTTTCATACTACATGATGATATGCTCAAGTTTTATTCTTAACCA TTGCCAAACTGTTGGTGAGTGGACAATATACCCTTGGATTCACAGCAATTGCAATTCACTTTCAGACAGTGACCAACTCCGTCCTGTTTCAATACCAGATATTCATCCTGCCAG TGCAGGAATTACTGAAGGCTTTTCCATGTGTGGAGGTGACTTCGTTGAAGTCTACAGTGATCCAAACCAAAAAG GTGCATGGGATGCAGTTGTAACTTGTTTCTTTATAGATACTGCTCACAATATTGTTGAGTACATTGAAATTATTTCACAAATTTTGAAAGATGGAGGA GTTTGGATAAATCTGGGCCCTCTACTTTATCACTTTGCAGATACATATGGCCAAGATGAT GAAATGTCCATTGAATTAAGTTTGGAAGATGTTAAAAGGGTTGCATTGCATTATGGATTTGAATTTGAG AAAGAAAGGACTATTGAGACAACCTACACAACCAATCCTAAATCAATGATGCAA AATCGTTACTTTGCTGCATTTTGGACAATGAGAAAAAAACCCGCAGCCGCTCAGCAGCAACTGCCCTGA
- the LOC123911182 gene encoding carnosine N-methyltransferase-like isoform X3: protein MEDIDEDQRRRLKLEEALEIQSLRRIISAYLNYPDAADEDVRRYERSFRKLPPAHKALLSHYPLKFQRLRRCISLNSHFIFSMLQAFEPPLDMSQDIDLNEDQHPEYGQKDHLGREGINSCSCESAPLRITCSVSNRHGCVEGSNDSYRSSVLAHPDEITDTSSQQQWLDPSFQLNVPLVDVDKVRCIIRNIVRDWAVEGQKERDQCYKPILEELNILFPNRSIESPPACLVPGAGLGRLALDISSLGFICQGNEFSYYMMICSSFILNHCQTVGEWTIYPWIHSNCNSLSDSDQLRPVSIPDIHPASAGITEGFSMCGGDFVEVYSDPNQKGAWDAVVTCFFIDTAHNIVEYIEIISQILKDGGVWINLGPLLYHFADTYGQDDEMSIELSLEDVKRVALHYGFEFEKERTIETTYTTNPKSMMQNRYFAAFWTMRKKPAAAQQQLP from the exons ATGGAAGACATAGACGAGGACCAACGTCGTCGTTTAAAGCTTGAAGAAGCTCTTGAAATTCAATCCCTTAGACGCATCATTAGTGCTTACCTCAA CTATCCTGATGCCGCAGATGAGGATGTTAGAAGATATGAGAGATCTTTTAGGAAGCTTCCACCTGCCCATAAG GCTCTGTTATCCCACTATCCTCTAAAGTTTCAAAGATTGCGCCG GTGTATATCGTTGAACTCTCATTTCATATTCAGCATGCTTCAG GCATTTGAACCTCCACTTGATATGAGTCAGGACATAGATTTAAATGAAGATCAACATCCTGAATATGGCCAAAAAGACCATTTAGGCCGTGAAGGGATTAATTCTTGTTCATGTGAGTCAGCCCCATTGAGAATAACATGTTCTGTATCTAATCGACATGGTTGTGTGGAAGGCAGCAATGATTCATACAGATCATCAGTACTGGCACATCCCGATGAG ATCACAGATACCTCATCGCAGCAACAATGGTTGGATCCATCTTTTCAACTGAATGTTCCTTTAGTTGATGTGGATAAG GTGCGGTGTATTATAAGGAACATAGTTAGGGACTGGGCCGTAGAG GGTCAGAAGGAACGTGATCAGTGCTACAAACCTATTCTTGAAGAGCTTAATATCTTATTTCCTAATCGCAGTATAGAGAG TCCACCTGCTTGTTTAGTTCCTGGTGCTGGACTAGGTCGGCTGGCTTTGGACATTTCAAGTTTAG GATTTATCTGTCAGGGAAATGAATTTTCATACTACATGATGATATGCTCAAGTTTTATTCTTAACCA TTGCCAAACTGTTGGTGAGTGGACAATATACCCTTGGATTCACAGCAATTGCAATTCACTTTCAGACAGTGACCAACTCCGTCCTGTTTCAATACCAGATATTCATCCTGCCAG TGCAGGAATTACTGAAGGCTTTTCCATGTGTGGAGGTGACTTCGTTGAAGTCTACAGTGATCCAAACCAAAAAG GTGCATGGGATGCAGTTGTAACTTGTTTCTTTATAGATACTGCTCACAATATTGTTGAGTACATTGAAATTATTTCACAAATTTTGAAAGATGGAGGA GTTTGGATAAATCTGGGCCCTCTACTTTATCACTTTGCAGATACATATGGCCAAGATGAT GAAATGTCCATTGAATTAAGTTTGGAAGATGTTAAAAGGGTTGCATTGCATTATGGATTTGAATTTGAG AAAGAAAGGACTATTGAGACAACCTACACAACCAATCCTAAATCAATGATGCAA AATCGTTACTTTGCTGCATTTTGGACAATGAGAAAAAAACCCGCAGCCGCTCAGCAGCAACTGCCCTGA
- the LOC123911183 gene encoding uncharacterized protein LOC123911183 codes for MKRNFCLESHKSMNEELNVNHQFVVNIPHHKFEERELQARVMMWLASQEMEEKNGSKESTPTLSLSLQPRALLMHTSHGFSVKRSLQNFLEKRKERIQSHVITHDNNSTN; via the exons ATGAAGAGAAATTTTTGTTTGGAGTCCCATAAATCAAT gaacgAGGAGTTGAACGTAAATCATCAATTTGTAGTCAATATTCCTCACCACAAGTTTGAAGAAAGGGAACTTCAG GCTAGAGTGATGATGTGGTTGGCAAGTCAAGAAATGGAAGAAAAGAATGGTAGCAAAGAATCAACACCAACACTATCCCTTTCATTGCAACCTCGAGCATTATTAATGCATACCTCACATGGCTTTTCCGTAAAGCGATCTCTTCAAAATTTCCTTGAGAAAAGAAAGGAAAGGATTCAAAGTCACGTTATAACTCATGATAATAATAGTACAAATTAG
- the LOC123911182 gene encoding carnosine N-methyltransferase-like isoform X1 produces MEDIDEDQRRRLKLEEALEIQSLRRIISAYLNYPDAADEDVRRYERSFRKLPPAHKALLSHYPLKFQRLRRCISLNSHFIFSMLQAFEPPLDMSQDIDLNEDQHPEYGQKDHLGREGINSCSCESAPLRITCSVSNRHGCVEGSNDSYRSSVLAHPDEEVNIESHHQSNTGSNPSNMIHTKETSEYGGSAIADSNGNITDTSSQQQWLDPSFQLNVPLVDVDKVRCIIRNIVRDWAVEGQKERDQCYKPILEELNILFPNRSIESPPACLVPGAGLGRLALDISSLGFICQGNEFSYYMMICSSFILNHCQTVGEWTIYPWIHSNCNSLSDSDQLRPVSIPDIHPASAGITEGFSMCGGDFVEVYSDPNQKGAWDAVVTCFFIDTAHNIVEYIEIISQILKDGGVSSLIEIQIDLVYLFFFLPHPFVLLLPFSFQYYPSYLMKLTPSQVWINLGPLLYHFADTYGQDDEMSIELSLEDVKRVALHYGFEFEKERTIETTYTTNPKSMMQNRYFAAFWTMRKKPAAAQQQLP; encoded by the exons ATGGAAGACATAGACGAGGACCAACGTCGTCGTTTAAAGCTTGAAGAAGCTCTTGAAATTCAATCCCTTAGACGCATCATTAGTGCTTACCTCAA CTATCCTGATGCCGCAGATGAGGATGTTAGAAGATATGAGAGATCTTTTAGGAAGCTTCCACCTGCCCATAAG GCTCTGTTATCCCACTATCCTCTAAAGTTTCAAAGATTGCGCCG GTGTATATCGTTGAACTCTCATTTCATATTCAGCATGCTTCAG GCATTTGAACCTCCACTTGATATGAGTCAGGACATAGATTTAAATGAAGATCAACATCCTGAATATGGCCAAAAAGACCATTTAGGCCGTGAAGGGATTAATTCTTGTTCATGTGAGTCAGCCCCATTGAGAATAACATGTTCTGTATCTAATCGACATGGTTGTGTGGAAGGCAGCAATGATTCATACAGATCATCAGTACTGGCACATCCCGATGAG GAGGTAAACATTGAGAGTCACCATCAGTCAAATACTGGTAGCAATCCTTCAAACATGATACATACTAAAGAGACTAGTGAATATGGTGGAAGTGCTATTGCTGATTCCAATGGAAAT ATCACAGATACCTCATCGCAGCAACAATGGTTGGATCCATCTTTTCAACTGAATGTTCCTTTAGTTGATGTGGATAAG GTGCGGTGTATTATAAGGAACATAGTTAGGGACTGGGCCGTAGAG GGTCAGAAGGAACGTGATCAGTGCTACAAACCTATTCTTGAAGAGCTTAATATCTTATTTCCTAATCGCAGTATAGAGAG TCCACCTGCTTGTTTAGTTCCTGGTGCTGGACTAGGTCGGCTGGCTTTGGACATTTCAAGTTTAG GATTTATCTGTCAGGGAAATGAATTTTCATACTACATGATGATATGCTCAAGTTTTATTCTTAACCA TTGCCAAACTGTTGGTGAGTGGACAATATACCCTTGGATTCACAGCAATTGCAATTCACTTTCAGACAGTGACCAACTCCGTCCTGTTTCAATACCAGATATTCATCCTGCCAG TGCAGGAATTACTGAAGGCTTTTCCATGTGTGGAGGTGACTTCGTTGAAGTCTACAGTGATCCAAACCAAAAAG GTGCATGGGATGCAGTTGTAACTTGTTTCTTTATAGATACTGCTCACAATATTGTTGAGTACATTGAAATTATTTCACAAATTTTGAAAGATGGAGGAGTAAGTTCTTTAATTGAAATTCAAATAGATCTTGTGtatctcttttttttccttcctcaTCCATTTGTTCTCTTGTTGCCATTCTCATTTCAATATTATCCTTCATACTTGATGAAATTGACACCATCACAGGTTTGGATAAATCTGGGCCCTCTACTTTATCACTTTGCAGATACATATGGCCAAGATGAT GAAATGTCCATTGAATTAAGTTTGGAAGATGTTAAAAGGGTTGCATTGCATTATGGATTTGAATTTGAG AAAGAAAGGACTATTGAGACAACCTACACAACCAATCCTAAATCAATGATGCAA AATCGTTACTTTGCTGCATTTTGGACAATGAGAAAAAAACCCGCAGCCGCTCAGCAGCAACTGCCCTGA